From Desulfosoma caldarium, the proteins below share one genomic window:
- a CDS encoding ABC transporter ATP-binding protein, giving the protein MAQRMILSVEDVHQYFGRFAALSGVSLQVPEGRLTALIGPNGAGKTTLYNVVSGRYRPTSGKVIFQGRDVTGLPAHRLCAMGLGRSFQITNVFSQLTVLENVLVPLVIKGGGAFCFWRPLKRDRALEQTAMKVLAMVGLAEKAHVGVHQLPYGDKRLVEIAIALAPAPRMVLLDEPTAGMNPEETEHMIQLIKSLAETSGTTFFITEHDMKVVFSVADYIYVLHQGTLLAQGTPEEIRADQRVKEAYLGGSLEP; this is encoded by the coding sequence ATGGCGCAGCGGATGATTTTGAGCGTGGAAGACGTACATCAGTATTTCGGAAGGTTTGCAGCCCTTTCTGGCGTGAGCCTTCAGGTGCCCGAAGGGCGGCTCACGGCCCTTATCGGACCAAACGGCGCCGGCAAGACGACCTTATACAATGTGGTTTCAGGCCGCTACAGACCGACCTCGGGCAAGGTCATCTTTCAAGGACGGGACGTGACCGGACTTCCCGCTCACCGGCTCTGCGCCATGGGTTTGGGCCGTTCTTTTCAAATCACCAATGTCTTTTCCCAGTTGACGGTCTTGGAAAACGTTCTGGTTCCCTTGGTCATTAAGGGCGGCGGCGCGTTTTGTTTTTGGCGACCACTGAAGCGGGATCGAGCTTTGGAACAGACCGCCATGAAGGTCCTGGCCATGGTGGGTCTTGCGGAAAAAGCCCATGTAGGGGTTCATCAGCTGCCCTATGGAGACAAACGCCTTGTGGAAATAGCCATCGCTCTCGCGCCGGCGCCTCGCATGGTTCTCCTGGACGAGCCAACGGCGGGAATGAATCCCGAAGAAACCGAGCATATGATTCAATTGATCAAGAGCTTGGCCGAAACGTCTGGGACCACTTTTTTTATTACCGAGCACGACATGAAGGTGGTCTTTTCCGTGGCTGACTACATCTATGTGCTTCATCAGGGAACGCTTCTTGCCCAAGGAACGCCAGAAGAGATTCGAGCCGATCAAAGGGTCAAAGAGGCCTATTTGGGAGGGAGCCTTGAGCCTTGA